The following proteins are encoded in a genomic region of Diabrotica virgifera virgifera chromosome 1, PGI_DIABVI_V3a:
- the LOC114324175 gene encoding putative defense protein 1, translated as MARIILLSIVLSIIYSSDAFSGGAPPTVCDDMTPVHLVGPKTSKLPYNVTVDRSEVKGGEIVEISIQGSYKGVLVEVRNGKKAAGTFIVSSDDRFVKTIDCHGSKKNALTHKNSFTKKDKTFKWKAPRIPGKYTVMVTVVKEALTFWARKPTAVINVV; from the exons ATGGCTAGAATCATTCTTCTTTCCATCGTGCTCTCCATAATCTACAGCAGCGATGCCTTTTCCGGTGGAGCACCTCCAACAGTATGCGACGATATGACCCCTGTTCACTtagtaggtcctaaaacctcTAAACTTCCATACAACGTGACCGTTGATAGAAGCGAAGTAAAAGGAGGTGAAATTGTTGAAATTTCAATCCAAGGATCGTATAAGGGTGTACTAGTAGAAGTTAGGAATGGTAAGAAAGCAGCAGGCACCTTTATTGTTTCCAGTGATGATCGTTTCGTGAAGACAATTGACTGCCATGGATCAAAAAAG AATGCCCTAACTCACAAAAACTCTTTCACTAAAAAGGATAAAACATTCAAATGGAAAGCCCCTAGGATACCAGGAAAATATACTGTCAT GGTTACCGTTGTCAAAGAGGCGCTCACTTTCTGGGCCAGAAAACCAACCGCAGTTATAAATGTTGtgtaa